In the Carboxydothermus hydrogenoformans Z-2901 genome, one interval contains:
- a CDS encoding HEPN domain-containing protein, with protein sequence MEDDCIELIDYGVQARYPFYLEREEFDAENAIKSAERIKNFVLMKIQK encoded by the coding sequence ATAGAAGATGATTGTATCGAATTAATAGATTATGGAGTACAGGCTCGCTATCCTTTTTATTTGGAAAGAGAGGAATTTGATGCTGAAAATGCTATTAAAAGTGCCGAGAGAATAAAAAACTTTGTTTTAATGAAAATTCAAAAATAA
- a CDS encoding HEPN domain-containing protein, with protein MDNWDIAFEWFNFADSDLNVAKYLMNMNPKPSNIICYHCQQSAEKYLKGFIALNGGQIL; from the coding sequence ATGGATAATTGGGATATTGCCTTCGAATGGTTTAATTTTGCAGATAGTGATTTAAATGTAGCAAAATACTTAATGAATATGAACCCTAAACCAAGTAATATTATTTGTTATCATTGCCAGCAGAGTGCAGAAAAATATTTAAAAGGATTTATTGCTTTAAACGGGGGACAGATTTTATGA
- a CDS encoding nucleotidyltransferase domain-containing protein: MVIEISGEIKKIIEAAKSVADVERVYIFGSHAYGTPNSESDVDVCIITKDSINNKREYLKKVRKLMAPTVKVPVDLLIYSNEEFLKRSQLKSTLEYKIAREGIKIYG; the protein is encoded by the coding sequence ATGGTTATAGAAATAAGTGGTGAAATTAAAAAAATTATTGAAGCTGCAAAGTCAGTTGCCGATGTAGAAAGGGTTTATATCTTTGGATCACATGCCTATGGTACACCTAATTCGGAAAGTGACGTTGATGTTTGTATCATTACTAAGGATTCGATTAATAATAAAAGGGAATATTTAAAAAAAGTTAGAAAATTAATGGCCCCAACAGTTAAAGTTCCGGTTGACCTTTTAATTTATAGTAATGAGGAATTTTTAAAGCGTTCACAACTTAAATCAACCTTAGAGTATAAAATTGCTCGGGAAGGCATTAAAATTTATGGATAA
- a CDS encoding type II toxin-antitoxin system HicA family toxin, which produces MKAYSSREIIEILKNDGWFLYEVRGDHHQFKHPVKKGKVTVPHPKKNIPIKTVKSILKQAGIEIE; this is translated from the coding sequence ATGAAGGCATATTCATCAAGGGAAATAATAGAAATACTTAAAAATGATGGTTGGTTTCTCTATGAAGTTCGGGGAGACCACCATCAATTTAAGCATCCTGTAAAGAAAGGAAAAGTTACGGTGCCTCATCCCAAGAAAAATATACCAATAAAAACAGTAAAAAGCATACTAAAACAAGCAGGTATCGAAATTGAATAG
- a CDS encoding type II toxin-antitoxin system HicB family antitoxin, with protein sequence MYKDLYVFPAIFDYAEDGISVEFPDLPGCLTCGDNTEEALKNAKEALELHLYGMEKDNEPIPEPTPIDKIKIEPNQVLVLVEAWMPLVRSEMDNKAVKKTLTLPKWLNDLAEKKKINFSRVLQQALKEQLGIKEREI encoded by the coding sequence ATGTATAAGGACTTATATGTGTTCCCTGCCATTTTTGACTATGCCGAAGATGGTATTTCCGTTGAATTCCCTGACCTTCCCGGATGTTTAACCTGTGGTGATAACACGGAAGAAGCTTTAAAAAATGCTAAAGAAGCTCTTGAACTTCATCTGTATGGTATGGAAAAAGACAATGAGCCAATTCCTGAACCAACACCTATAGACAAAATTAAAATTGAACCCAATCAAGTTCTCGTATTGGTAGAAGCCTGGATGCCATTAGTTCGCAGTGAAATGGATAATAAAGCGGTTAAAAAAACATTAACTTTACCAAAGTGGTTAAACGACCTAGCTGAAAAAAAGAAAATTAATTTTTCTCGTGTTCTCCAGCAGGCTTTGAAGGAACAATTAGGTATAAAAGAACGGGAAATATAA
- a CDS encoding putative toxin-antitoxin system toxin component, PIN family, whose amino-acid sequence MNKKPKVFLDACCWIAAAISPDGGSAKILKLAKAGYIQIVVTKEILIEAHRNIKEDKKNGKKALTRFYCELQTTKIITVDEPTNEEKDCWRSLVAEKDCHVLAGAYKANADFLVSLDKKHILTEKVKKEFPIPVMDTKEFLTEILSNF is encoded by the coding sequence ATGAATAAAAAGCCCAAAGTTTTTTTAGATGCATGTTGCTGGATAGCAGCAGCCATTTCTCCTGATGGCGGGTCAGCGAAAATTTTAAAACTTGCTAAAGCGGGTTACATCCAAATTGTAGTTACTAAGGAAATTCTAATTGAAGCTCATAGAAACATAAAAGAAGATAAAAAAAATGGGAAAAAAGCCTTAACGCGTTTTTATTGTGAACTTCAAACAACAAAAATAATTACAGTGGACGAGCCTACTAATGAAGAAAAAGATTGTTGGAGAAGTTTAGTTGCAGAAAAAGACTGTCATGTACTTGCAGGTGCTTATAAAGCAAATGCGGATTTTTTGGTTTCTTTAGATAAAAAACATATACTCACCGAGAAGGTAAAAAAAGAATTTCCAATACCTGTTATGGATACCAAAGAATTTTTAACAGAAATACTTTCAAACTTTTAA
- the istA gene encoding IS21-like element ISChy4 family transposase, producing MLHELQARGKSIRAIARETGHSRNTVRKYLRAEGIPERKPHPKRGSKLDPYKDTIQELMNLGIFNCEVIYERIKEEGYTGGRTILRDYVRQFRPPKQVPAVCRYETKPGQQAQVDWGEYTYIDEETGEIRKLYVFVMVLGYSRAIYVEFTNRCDVHTFIRCLIHGFEYFGGVTDIVLTDRMKTVILGTGENKKPIWNPTFEDLAATLGFIPKVCRARRPQTKGKVESGIDFVKNNFLPGRKFVDYGDLNRQAIVWCEKKNRRIHGTTGERPIDRLKKENLKPLPALDKYQKFLEEARKVHKDGFLSFDGVRYGVPWQYSGKEVVVRDKNGKIEILYDGKVIATHEKHYRSRSTVFLKDQYKGLKEAEGMFYPRPRAIKLSSLEVEKRPLGVYESLLEVGTV from the coding sequence ATGTTACATGAATTACAAGCAAGAGGCAAGAGTATTCGTGCAATCGCACGAGAAACAGGCCATTCCAGAAATACGGTAAGAAAATACCTCAGAGCAGAGGGCATTCCTGAAAGGAAGCCCCATCCCAAAAGAGGTTCAAAGCTTGACCCATACAAAGATACTATTCAAGAGCTCATGAATCTGGGGATATTCAATTGCGAAGTCATTTACGAAAGAATCAAGGAAGAAGGCTACACCGGAGGTCGCACTATTTTAAGGGACTATGTAAGACAATTTAGACCTCCAAAACAGGTCCCTGCCGTATGCCGCTATGAAACCAAGCCCGGCCAGCAAGCCCAGGTCGACTGGGGCGAATACACCTACATTGACGAGGAAACCGGTGAAATACGTAAGCTTTACGTCTTCGTCATGGTGCTTGGCTACTCCAGAGCCATATACGTGGAATTCACAAACCGCTGCGACGTCCATACCTTCATCCGCTGCTTGATCCACGGGTTTGAATACTTCGGCGGAGTAACCGACATAGTTCTTACCGATAGAATGAAAACCGTAATACTGGGCACCGGTGAGAACAAAAAGCCCATATGGAACCCTACCTTTGAAGACCTTGCGGCGACCCTTGGATTTATTCCTAAAGTGTGCAGGGCACGGCGCCCCCAAACAAAAGGCAAGGTAGAAAGCGGCATAGATTTTGTCAAAAACAACTTCCTGCCGGGTAGGAAGTTCGTAGACTACGGTGATTTAAACCGCCAGGCAATAGTGTGGTGCGAAAAGAAAAACAGGAGAATACACGGCACTACCGGGGAAAGGCCTATTGACCGCCTGAAGAAGGAAAACCTCAAACCCCTGCCTGCCCTTGATAAATACCAAAAATTCCTGGAAGAAGCAAGGAAAGTCCACAAAGACGGCTTTTTGAGTTTTGACGGCGTAAGATACGGTGTTCCCTGGCAGTATAGCGGAAAAGAGGTGGTTGTAAGGGACAAAAACGGTAAAATCGAAATCCTCTATGATGGGAAGGTGATAGCAACCCACGAAAAGCATTACCGCTCAAGGAGCACCGTTTTCCTCAAAGACCAGTATAAGGGTCTAAAAGAAGCCGAGGGCATGTTTTATCCCAGGCCGAGGGCGATCAAGTTATCTTCCCTGGAAGTTGAGAAGCGTCCTCTGGGGGTTTACGAAAGCCTCCTGGAGGTGGGCACAGTATGA
- a CDS encoding IS110-like element ISChy2 family transposase, producing the protein MNKIEKLLLVHGSDIIFVGIDVAKKNHYARIINHIGLEPVKPFKFNNSKDGYFRIVSKILEAKEKTKAERVIIGLEPSGHYWKPLTWFLKQQGYRVVLVNPFHVKKRKEEEDNSPTKNDRKDALIIAKLVKEGKFLNCLLPEGIYADLRNLSVARKQLISKLNSAKNKLVSIIDEYFPEFEEVFKNLLGKAALWVLRHCPFPSMILNYTKEELAENLKRAANKRVGIKRAEKLIEAAQKSVGVKEGLKGAYIRLHSYLDEIEFLKGQLETIEKTMEELLKKIDIAEYLLSIPGIGVITVAGFLADVGDLANYTHFKQIQKLAGLNIAENQSGKHKGKAKISKRGRPELRNLLYKASLTLVAKNKEFKALYNYFLKRPKNPLKAKQALIAISVKLVRVMFALAKKRENYDPQKVLGEYRIMQINQLAA; encoded by the coding sequence ATGAACAAAATCGAGAAACTCCTTTTAGTTCATGGTTCCGACATAATTTTCGTCGGGATCGATGTTGCCAAAAAGAACCACTATGCAAGGATCATAAACCACATCGGACTCGAACCAGTAAAACCTTTCAAGTTTAATAATAGCAAAGATGGCTACTTTCGTATAGTCTCTAAAATACTCGAAGCCAAAGAAAAAACAAAAGCAGAAAGGGTAATAATAGGCCTTGAACCCAGCGGCCATTACTGGAAGCCCCTCACATGGTTTTTGAAGCAACAGGGATACCGGGTAGTCCTGGTGAACCCGTTCCACGTGAAGAAAAGGAAAGAAGAGGAAGACAACAGCCCTACCAAAAACGACCGAAAGGACGCATTAATAATTGCCAAACTCGTAAAAGAGGGTAAGTTTCTAAACTGCCTCTTACCCGAAGGGATTTACGCAGACTTAAGAAACCTTTCGGTCGCAAGAAAGCAGTTAATAAGTAAGCTTAACAGCGCTAAAAACAAACTAGTTTCTATCATAGATGAATACTTTCCTGAATTTGAAGAAGTATTCAAGAACCTCTTAGGCAAGGCGGCTTTATGGGTATTGCGGCACTGTCCGTTTCCGAGCATGATCTTAAACTACACCAAAGAAGAGCTGGCAGAAAACCTGAAGAGAGCCGCCAATAAAAGAGTGGGCATAAAAAGAGCCGAGAAACTCATCGAAGCAGCACAAAAGTCAGTAGGGGTAAAAGAAGGGTTAAAAGGGGCATATATTCGCCTTCACTCATACCTTGACGAAATAGAATTTTTAAAAGGTCAGCTCGAAACGATTGAAAAAACAATGGAAGAATTGCTCAAAAAAATAGACATAGCAGAATACCTCCTCAGCATTCCTGGCATAGGAGTAATAACCGTAGCTGGATTTCTAGCGGATGTAGGTGACTTAGCCAACTACACCCACTTTAAGCAGATACAAAAACTAGCAGGGCTTAATATAGCCGAAAACCAATCGGGAAAACACAAAGGGAAGGCCAAGATCTCCAAGAGGGGCCGTCCTGAGCTGAGGAATCTTCTCTACAAAGCAAGCCTAACGCTAGTAGCCAAAAACAAGGAATTCAAGGCACTATACAACTATTTCCTAAAAAGGCCCAAAAATCCATTGAAAGCTAAGCAGGCATTGATTGCGATTTCAGTCAAACTGGTAAGGGTGATGTTTGCCCTTGCCAAGAAGAGAGAAAATTACGATCCCCAGAAAGTCCTTGGGGAATACCGCATTATGCAAATAAACCAGTTAGCAGCCTAA
- a CDS encoding type II toxin-antitoxin system HicB family antitoxin has protein sequence MYKDLYVFPAIFDYAEDGISVEFPDLPGCLTCGDNTEEALKNAKEALELHLYGMEKDNEPIPEPTPIDKIKIESNQVLVLVEAWMPLVRSEMDNKAVKKTLTIPKWLNDLAEKKKINFSRVLQQALKEQLGIKEREI, from the coding sequence ATGTATAAAGACTTATATGTGTTTCCTGCCATCTTTGACTATGCCGAAGATGGTATTTCCGTTGAATTCCCTGACCTTCCTGGATGTTTAACCTGTGGTGATAATACGGAAGAAGCTTTAAAAAATGCTAAAGAAGCTCTTGAACTTCATCTGTATGGTATGGAAAAAGACAATGAGCCAATTCCTGAACCAACACCTATAGACAAAATTAAGATTGAATCCAATCAAGTTCTCGTATTGGTAGAAGCCTGGATGCCATTAGTTCGCAGTGAAATGGATAATAAAGCGGTTAAAAAAACATTAACTATACCAAAGTGGTTAAACGACCTAGCTGAAAAAAAGAAAATTAATTTTTCTCGTGTTCTCCAGCAGGCTTTGAAGGAACAATTAGGTATAAAAGAACGGGAAATATAA
- a CDS encoding type II toxin-antitoxin system Phd/YefM family antitoxin, which produces MPHIRPVSDLRNNFAEISRIVHETGEPVFLTKNGYGDMVVMSMEAYERKLFESEIYFKLKEAELEAKTTNKRFSHDEVFSDLRSRLADKVDANNV; this is translated from the coding sequence ATGCCACACATTAGACCGGTTTCGGATTTAAGAAATAATTTTGCCGAGATATCAAGGATTGTCCATGAAACAGGAGAACCGGTGTTTTTGACCAAAAATGGTTACGGTGATATGGTTGTAATGAGCATGGAAGCTTATGAACGCAAACTATTTGAAAGTGAAATCTATTTCAAACTGAAGGAAGCAGAGTTGGAAGCAAAGACGACTAATAAGCGGTTTTCGCATGATGAAGTATTTTCTGATTTAAGGTCAAGACTTGCTGATAAGGTAGATGCTAATAATGTATAA
- a CDS encoding Uma2 family endonuclease, translating into MPLPKKDKIYTYVDYLTWPEEERIELIDGQVYLLAPPSRIHQEISGAIFNQFYNYLKDKPCKVYHAPFGVRLPSSNEKNDEDIKTVVEPDIVVVCDEAKLDAEGCKGAPDLIVEIVSPSTARKDKVEKFNLYEKFGVKEYWIVEPDSKIISVFTLQANKRYGRPEIYTDDDVIRVSIFDDLIVDLKPVFAY; encoded by the coding sequence ATGCCATTACCCAAAAAAGATAAAATATATACGTATGTTGATTATTTGACCTGGCCGGAAGAGGAAAGAATTGAATTAATTGATGGACAGGTTTATTTGCTGGCACCGCCGTCAAGAATTCACCAGGAAATTTCGGGAGCGATCTTTAATCAGTTTTACAATTACCTTAAAGATAAGCCATGCAAGGTCTATCATGCACCTTTTGGTGTTAGGCTTCCTTCCAGTAATGAAAAAAATGATGAAGATATAAAAACTGTTGTTGAGCCTGATATAGTGGTGGTATGTGATGAAGCAAAACTTGATGCTGAGGGATGCAAAGGAGCTCCTGATTTAATTGTAGAGATTGTATCTCCATCTACCGCAAGAAAAGATAAAGTAGAAAAATTTAATTTATATGAAAAATTTGGTGTAAAAGAATATTGGATAGTAGAGCCTGACAGCAAAATTATAAGTGTATTTACTTTGCAAGCCAACAAAAGGTATGGCAGACCAGAGATATATACGGATGATGATGTAATCAGAGTATCCATTTTTGACGATCTTATCGTTGATTTAAAACCTGTGTTTGCGTATTAA
- a CDS encoding transglutaminase domain-containing protein has protein sequence MADGEIKLYFNHGSGIYYLGFNKNGMSGVKVIKFAVYGIKDKSYIMLSGLVNSDDPLIIDTANKITSGLSDLKDKVKALHDFVVNTVEYNSDEDNLTMENEKNSVQVLLTKKGVCRHYSYLFAALARAVGIPTRTVVGIAGGGHEWNEVYIDGQWLALDTTWDDQSQGVIYDYYLKPDLLYHYKIPEPYVYIFGETYGGFAVKYLEGLDK, from the coding sequence TTGGCTGATGGTGAGATAAAACTTTATTTCAACCATGGAAGCGGCATTTATTATTTAGGTTTTAATAAAAATGGCATGTCAGGTGTTAAAGTAATAAAATTTGCGGTTTATGGAATTAAAGACAAATCATACATAATGCTTTCAGGGTTAGTTAATTCGGATGACCCTTTAATAATTGATACAGCCAACAAAATTACCAGTGGCTTAAGCGATTTAAAAGATAAAGTAAAAGCATTACATGATTTTGTGGTGAATACTGTTGAGTATAATAGCGATGAAGATAATTTAACTATGGAGAATGAAAAGAATTCGGTTCAAGTGTTATTGACAAAGAAAGGAGTATGCCGTCATTACAGCTATCTTTTTGCTGCACTTGCTAGAGCTGTTGGTATACCTACAAGAACTGTTGTTGGTATAGCTGGTGGCGGGCATGAGTGGAATGAAGTGTATATTGATGGCCAGTGGCTGGCGTTAGACACAACTTGGGATGACCAGTCTCAGGGTGTAATTTATGACTATTACTTAAAACCTGATTTGCTTTACCATTACAAAATACCTGAACCATATGTTTATATTTTTGGCGAAACTTATGGTGGATTTGCTGTAAAATACCTTGAAGGATTAGATAAATAA
- a CDS encoding IS481-like element ISChy6 family transposase, producing MDEKVREKVALFRYGLLAPVLNGQVSNQQEYFAQICSKVHEVPFYGPKEFTPKTLAGWLLSYRRFGFDGLKPKIRSDRGKHRVLSREQEEYLIALRKELRDLPASVFYERLVDRGEILPKDVSYATVYRLLKKYGLVGNESPKSPERKRFSYDTVNVLWQGDMSVGPYIVQNGKKLKTFLFAFIDDCSRLVPFAQFFFSEKFESLRTVFKEALIRRGIPKMVYVDNGKIYRSDTFQIACASLGIILTHTQPYDAPSKGKIERFFGTVKTRFFPLLKEKPASSLEELNRRFWQWLEEDYHRKVHASLGMTPLDVYLSQVSQVRMIDDPASLDPLFLKREMRKVKHDGTISVNNKLYEVPPRFIGQKIEVRFDEDVVYVYENGIAVDKAIPVNFADNAKVKRHRSLSFQAMLAGKEE from the coding sequence ATGGATGAAAAAGTGCGTGAAAAGGTGGCTCTTTTCCGTTATGGCCTTCTGGCTCCTGTTCTAAATGGCCAGGTGTCTAATCAGCAGGAGTATTTTGCCCAAATTTGCTCTAAGGTTCATGAGGTGCCTTTTTATGGCCCTAAAGAATTTACTCCTAAAACTCTGGCCGGCTGGCTTCTTTCTTACCGCCGGTTTGGTTTTGATGGCCTTAAGCCTAAAATTCGTTCGGATCGGGGAAAACATCGAGTGCTTTCCCGGGAGCAGGAAGAGTATTTAATAGCTTTACGAAAAGAGCTCAGGGATTTGCCTGCTTCCGTTTTTTATGAACGCTTAGTGGATAGGGGTGAGATTTTACCTAAGGATGTTTCCTATGCTACGGTTTATAGGCTACTGAAAAAGTATGGTTTGGTCGGTAATGAGTCCCCCAAATCCCCTGAACGCAAAAGGTTTTCTTATGATACGGTTAATGTTCTCTGGCAGGGAGATATGTCTGTTGGTCCGTATATTGTGCAAAATGGCAAAAAGCTAAAGACTTTTCTTTTTGCTTTTATTGATGATTGCTCAAGATTGGTTCCTTTTGCCCAGTTTTTCTTTTCAGAAAAGTTTGAGTCTCTACGAACTGTGTTCAAGGAAGCGTTAATTCGCCGGGGTATCCCTAAGATGGTTTATGTAGATAACGGCAAAATTTATCGCTCCGATACTTTCCAAATTGCTTGTGCCAGTCTTGGTATTATCCTGACCCATACCCAGCCTTATGATGCTCCCAGTAAGGGAAAAATAGAACGGTTCTTTGGTACGGTTAAGACCCGCTTTTTCCCTTTGCTGAAAGAAAAACCGGCATCTTCTTTAGAGGAGCTAAACCGCCGCTTCTGGCAGTGGTTAGAGGAAGATTACCACCGAAAAGTCCATGCCTCTCTGGGTATGACTCCTTTAGATGTTTATTTATCTCAGGTAAGTCAGGTGCGGATGATTGATGACCCCGCTTCCCTTGACCCGCTGTTTTTGAAAAGGGAAATGCGTAAGGTGAAACATGATGGCACTATTTCCGTTAATAATAAGCTGTATGAAGTACCACCCCGGTTTATTGGCCAAAAAATTGAAGTCCGTTTTGATGAAGATGTGGTTTATGTTTATGAAAATGGCATAGCTGTAGATAAAGCTATCCCGGTTAATTTCGCTGATAATGCCAAGGTAAAACGCCATCGCTCGCTTTCTTTTCAGGCTATGCTGGCGGGAAAGGAGGAGTAA